ACTATAAATACCATTGTAAAAAGAACTTATAAGTTTTATATTGGGATCAATGAAAATTCATCATGGAGTGACTAACACATGGATCAAACCATACCCCAACAAGTTGTTATAGAAAATGTCATTCAAAGCAAAATGCGTGGTAAAGTTATTTATCAAAGCAATGTACCTGCATCTATAGCATTGAACCTTACCTTTGTAAAACCGTATGATAATGAATCCGGAAAAGGATATCAACGGCCAGTGGATCCTAAGCGATGTCACGATTTTGCTTTGTACTTGTCTAAAGGTGATGATGCTCTTTTTACACCGGTATTATTAAATGCTTGTTCG
Above is a window of Paenibacillus rhizovicinus DNA encoding:
- a CDS encoding DGQHR domain-containing protein, with amino-acid sequence MDQTIPQQVVIENVIQSKMRGKVIYQSNVPASIALNLTFVKPYDNESGKGYQRPVDPKRCHDFALYLSKGDDALFTPVLLNACSNWEFVAYDKQRPNFGRLFCKGKASLMDGQHRLGGIKRYIQETNADIMVPF